The following proteins come from a genomic window of Salvia hispanica cultivar TCC Black 2014 chromosome 4, UniMelb_Shisp_WGS_1.0, whole genome shotgun sequence:
- the LOC125224002 gene encoding E3 ubiquitin-protein ligase RHF2A-like isoform X1, which produces MEEGNVSSILTSAAAFVEGGIQEACDDACSICLEAFCDSEPSTLTTCKHEFHLQCILEWCQRSSQCPMCWQSIGLKDPSSQELLDAVEQERNMQMNPPRNTTMFHHPALGDFELQHLPVNASESELEERIIQHIAAAAAMGRARQLSRREGQRHRTSHGRPRFLVFSTHPNEASAASSLPHREGSSPPPEVIATGSNSPYMTVGGDSENFISRSSTAQAEQLGTPPSGSSPVTYQYGTSSSNRSPAHTSPNSQERAGPSDFQTFSDSLKSRLSAFSTRYKESITKSTRGWKERLFARNNSTPEPNSEVLEAGQRNTSSPGIATMSRMMDHLQIAQHGGTNTSTASRTVEDTRSPDSSERQVFVMGSNLSLNEDEAQAPTAASPAST; this is translated from the exons ATGGAAGAAGGAAATGTATCGAGCATTTTGACTTCTGCTGCAGCTTTTGTGGAAGGTGGAATTCAGGAAGCATGTGATGATGCTTGTAGCATATGTCTTGAAGCTTTTTGTGATAGTGAACCTTCTACG CTGACTACTTGCAAGCACGAGTTTCATCTACAGTGCATTCTTGAATG GTGCCAAAGAAGTTCCCAGTGCCCTATGTGTTGGCAGTCTATTGGCTTGAAGGATCCCAGCAG CCAGGAACTGCTTGATGCTGTGGAGCAGGAGAGGAATATGCAAATGAATCCACCCAGAAATACAACTATGTTTCATCATCCAGCCTTAGGGGACTTTGAGTTGCAGCAT TTGCCAGTTAATGCAAGTGAGTCTGAACTTGAAGAACGCATTATTCAGCACatagctgctgctgctgcaatGGGGAGGGCTCGTCAGCTCTCTAGGAGGGAGGGTCAGAGGCATAGAACTTCTCATGGCCGTCCTCGTTTTTTGGTATTCTCAACTCATCCTAACGAGGCTTCAGCTGCTTCTTCCCTTCCTCATAGAGAAGGCAGTAGCCCCCCACCTGAAGTTATTGCCACTGGCTCTAATTCTCCATATATGACCGTTGGAGGGGAttctgaaaattttatttcacgGTCTTCTACTGCTCAAGCTGAACAGCTTGGGACTCCACCCTCGGGATCAAGTCCTGTGACATATCAATATGGGACATCTTCAAGCAATAG GTCTCCTGCCCACACTTCTCCCAACAGTCAAGAGAGAGCTGGACCTTCAGATTTCCAGACATTTTCAGATTCTCTGAAATCTCGGCTAAGTGCTTTTTCAACTAG ATACAAAGAGTCCATAACGAAGAGCACAAGAGGTTGGAAGGAAAGACTATTTGCTCGCAACAATTCTACGCCTGAACCCAACAGTGAAGTTCTTGAAGCTGGCCAGAGGAATACTAGCAGTCCTGGAATTGCTACTATGTCACGAATGATGGATCATCTTCAAATAGCACAACATGGTGGAACCAACACATCAACTGCCTCACGTACTGTAGAAGATACCAGGTCACCAGATTCTAGTGAACGTCAGGTCTTTGTGATGGGAAGCAATCTTTCTTTGAATGAGGATGAGGCACAAGCTCCGACTGCTGCTAGTCCTGCATCAACCTAA
- the LOC125224002 gene encoding E3 ubiquitin-protein ligase RHF2A-like isoform X2 → MVPKKFPVPYVLAVYWLEGSQQELLDAVEQERNMQMNPPRNTTMFHHPALGDFELQHLPVNASESELEERIIQHIAAAAAMGRARQLSRREGQRHRTSHGRPRFLVFSTHPNEASAASSLPHREGSSPPPEVIATGSNSPYMTVGGDSENFISRSSTAQAEQLGTPPSGSSPVTYQYGTSSSNRSPAHTSPNSQERAGPSDFQTFSDSLKSRLSAFSTRYKESITKSTRGWKERLFARNNSTPEPNSEVLEAGQRNTSSPGIATMSRMMDHLQIAQHGGTNTSTASRTVEDTRSPDSSERQVFVMGSNLSLNEDEAQAPTAASPAST, encoded by the exons ATG GTGCCAAAGAAGTTCCCAGTGCCCTATGTGTTGGCAGTCTATTGGCTTGAAGGATCCCAGCAG GAACTGCTTGATGCTGTGGAGCAGGAGAGGAATATGCAAATGAATCCACCCAGAAATACAACTATGTTTCATCATCCAGCCTTAGGGGACTTTGAGTTGCAGCAT TTGCCAGTTAATGCAAGTGAGTCTGAACTTGAAGAACGCATTATTCAGCACatagctgctgctgctgcaatGGGGAGGGCTCGTCAGCTCTCTAGGAGGGAGGGTCAGAGGCATAGAACTTCTCATGGCCGTCCTCGTTTTTTGGTATTCTCAACTCATCCTAACGAGGCTTCAGCTGCTTCTTCCCTTCCTCATAGAGAAGGCAGTAGCCCCCCACCTGAAGTTATTGCCACTGGCTCTAATTCTCCATATATGACCGTTGGAGGGGAttctgaaaattttatttcacgGTCTTCTACTGCTCAAGCTGAACAGCTTGGGACTCCACCCTCGGGATCAAGTCCTGTGACATATCAATATGGGACATCTTCAAGCAATAG GTCTCCTGCCCACACTTCTCCCAACAGTCAAGAGAGAGCTGGACCTTCAGATTTCCAGACATTTTCAGATTCTCTGAAATCTCGGCTAAGTGCTTTTTCAACTAG ATACAAAGAGTCCATAACGAAGAGCACAAGAGGTTGGAAGGAAAGACTATTTGCTCGCAACAATTCTACGCCTGAACCCAACAGTGAAGTTCTTGAAGCTGGCCAGAGGAATACTAGCAGTCCTGGAATTGCTACTATGTCACGAATGATGGATCATCTTCAAATAGCACAACATGGTGGAACCAACACATCAACTGCCTCACGTACTGTAGAAGATACCAGGTCACCAGATTCTAGTGAACGTCAGGTCTTTGTGATGGGAAGCAATCTTTCTTTGAATGAGGATGAGGCACAAGCTCCGACTGCTGCTAGTCCTGCATCAACCTAA
- the LOC125217668 gene encoding J domain-containing protein spf31-like — protein sequence MGDVSEATSSAAAAAASALNDDLLKKFFSEVSEVERDNEVSRILSCFKLNAFEYLNLPFTSSVEDVKRQYRKLSLLVHPDKCKHPQAKEAFGALAKAQQLLLDQQERDYILNQVNAAREELRAKRKKQLKKDTATKLKSLVDEGKYEQEYERSEEFQQQLKLKVRELLTDQEWRRRKMQMRISEEEGRLKKDEEETKEMWKRKREHEEQWEGTREKRVSSWRDFMKGGKKAKKGELRPPKLKTEDPNKSYVQRPLKR from the exons ATGGGTGACGTCAGTGAAGCCACCTCCTCCGCAGCCGCAGCCGCTGCTTCCGCCCTCAACGATGATCTTCTCAAGAAATTCTTCTCCGAGGTCAGCGAGGTCGAGCGCGATAACGAAGTTAGCAg GATCCTTTCATGTTTCAAGTTAAATGCTTTTGAGTATCTTAACCTTCCATTTACATCCTCTGTAGAAGATGTGAAAAGGCAATATCGCAAG TTATCATTGCTTGTTCATCCTGACAAATGCAAACATCCACAAGCTAAGGAGGCATTTGGAG CTTTAGCTAAAGCTCAGCAACTATTACTTGACCAACAAGAGAGGGATTATATTCTGAACCAGGTTAATGCTGCAAGAG AGGAACTTAGAGCAAAAAGGAAGAAGCAGCTGAAAAAAGACACTGcaaccaaattaaaatcattagTGGATGAG GGGAAATATGAGCAGGAATATGAACGATCGGAGGAATTCCAGCAGCAGTTGAAATTAAAAGTTCGAGAACTCTTAACAGATCAAgagtggagaagaagaaagatgcaGATGAGG ATATCAGAGGAAGAAGGTAGATTAAAGAAAGACGAAGAAGAAACAAAGGAGATGTGGAAACGGAAGCGTGAACACGAGGAGCAGTGGGAAGGGACAAGAGAAAAGAGG GTTTCTAGCTGGAGGGACTTCATGAAAGGAGGAAAGAAG GCTAAGAAGGGTGAGCTTCGACCACCAAAGCTCAAGACAGAGGATCCGAACAAATCATATGTTCAAAGACCACTCAAACGATGA